One region of Triticum aestivum cultivar Chinese Spring chromosome 6B, IWGSC CS RefSeq v2.1, whole genome shotgun sequence genomic DNA includes:
- the LOC123136295 gene encoding mitogen-activated protein kinase 3: MAMLVDPPNGMGNQGKHYYSMWQTLFEIDTKYVPIKPIGRGAYGIVCSSINRETNEKVAIKKIHNVFDNRVDALRTLRELKLLRHLRHENVISLKDIMMPVQRRSFKDVYLVYELMDTDLHQIIKSPQGLSNDHCQYFLFQLLRGLKYLHSAEILHRDLKPGNLLVNANCDLKICDFGLARTNSSKGQFMTEYVVTRWYRAPELLLCCDNYGTSIDVWSVGCIFAELLGRKPIFPGTECLNQLKLIVNVLGTMSESDLEFIDNPKARRYIKTLPYTPGVPLASMYPHAHPLAIDLLQKMLIFDPTKRISVTQALEHPYMSPLYDPSANPPAQVPIDLDIDENISSEMIREMMWQEMLHYHPEAATAVNM; this comes from the exons ATGGCAATGCTGGTGGATCCTCCGAATGGCATGGGAAACCAAGGGAAGCACTACTACTCAATGTGGCAAACCTTGTTTGAGATTGACACCAAGTATGTGCCTATCAAGCCCATCGGCCGAGGAGCTTATGGAATAGTTTGCTCATCCATAAACCGTGAGACAAACGAGAAAGTAGCGATAAAGAAGATACATAATGTATTCGACAACCGTGTGGATGCACTAAGGACCTTGCGGGAGCTGAAACTCCTCCGGCATCTCCGCCATGAGAATGTTATTTCTTTGAAGGATATAATGATGCCTGTACAAAGGAGGAGCTTTAAGGATGTGTACTTGGTTTATGAGCTCATGGATACTGACCTGCATCAGATAATCAAATCGCCTCAGGGGCTTTCCAATGACCACTGCCAATATTTTCTTTTTCAG TTGCTTCGAGGACTGAAATACCTCCATTCAGCAGAGATACTCCACAGAGACCTAAAACCTGGGAACCTACTGGTGAATGCAAACTGTGATCTGAAGATATGTGATTTTGGTCTTGCACGTACAAACAGTAGTAAAGGCCAGTTTATGACTGAATACGTCGTCACCCGCTGGTACAGGGCTCCTGAGTTGCTGCTTTGCTGTGACAACTACGGCACTTCCATCGATGTTTGGTCTGTTGGCTGCATCTTTGCTGAGCTACTTGGCCGCAAGCCTATTTTTCCTGGGACAGAGTGCCTCAATCAGCTAAAACTGATAGTCAATGTTCTTGGCACCATGAGCGAGTCTGACCTGGAGTTCATCGACAACCCAAAGGCTCGCAGATATATCAAGACCCTTCCCTACACTCCCGGTGTTCCACTCGCAAGTATGTACCCACATGCACATCCTCTGGCCATCGATCTATTACAGAAGATGCTCATCTTCGATCCTACTAAAAGGATCAGTGTTACCCAGGCCCTTGAACACCCTTACATGTCTCCTCTTTATGACCCAAGTGCAAACCCTCCCGCGCAAGTGCCCATCGATCTTGACATAGATGAGAACATCAGCTCAGAGATGATCAGGGAAATGATGTGGCAGGAGATGCTTCACTACCACCCTGAAGCCGCCACGGCAGTAAACATGTGA